One window of Aspergillus oryzae RIB40 DNA, 47Q_0155 genomic DNA carries:
- a CDS encoding S-methyl-5-thioribose-1-phosphate isomerase (predicted translation initiation factor related to eIF-2B alpha/beta/delta subunits (CIG2/IDI2)): MTLQAIKYSGGKLAIIDQLQLPHVEKYVTIHTSEEGWHAIKEMRVRGAPAIAIVAALALASELTTLIARNQLSSNAIETQTFITEKLHYLVSSRPTAVNLSDAAGKLETIVAESVKMPESTGHAVATAFIQAAEAMLAKDVEDNRMIGEYGAKWISENALSKNFTKATVLTHCNTGSLATAGFGTALGVIRALSSTDTLRHAYCTETRPYNQGSRLTAFELVHDRIPATLITDSMAAALLARAEIGVDAIVVGADRVAANGDTANKIGTYGLAVLAKYHGVKFLVAAPLTTIDLVTKSGNEITIEERPASEVTTVRGTCEDGGASEAVKMETVCIAAEGINVWNPAFDITPGALIDGIITEKGVVEKDSDGLFHLEELFKA; encoded by the exons ATGACCCTGCAAGCAATCAAATATAGTGGTGGCAAACTTGCTATCATTGATCAACTGCAGCTTCCACATGTTGAGAAGTACGTTACGATACATACAAGCGAAGAAGGCTGGCATGCAATCAAGGAGATGCGAGTGCGAGGGGCACCTGCTATTGCTATAGTAGCGGCCCTCGCACTTGCATCAGAGCTAACCACTCTGATAGCTCGCAACCAGTTATCCTCGAATGCTATAGAGACACAGACTTTTATAACGGAGAAGTTACATTATCTGGTGAGCAGCAGACCTACAGCAGTCAACCTTAGTGATGCTGCAGGAAAACTCGAGACCATAGTGGCAGAAAGTGTTAAGATGCCTGAGTCCACAGGCCACGCCGTTGCTACTGCGTTTATCCAAGCTGCCGAAGCAATGCTTGCGAAAGATGTTGAGGACAATAGAATGATTGGAGAATATGGTGCCAAATGGATATCCGAGAATGCTCTTTCCAAGAATTTTACTAAGGCTACGGTTCTTACACATTGTAATACGGG TTCTCTCGCGACCGCGGGGTTCGGGACAGCCTTGGGGGTGATTCGTGCACTATCTTCAACCGATACCTTACGGCATGCCTATTGCACCGAAACGAGACCTTACAACCAGGGCTCCCGTTTGACAGCATTTGAGCTAGTTCACGACCGTATTCCTGCTACCTTAATAACAGACTCAATGGCAGCTGCATTACTCGCTAGAGCCGAGATAGGCGTGGATGCAATTGTGGTAGGGGCAGACAGGGTAGCAGCTAACGGTGATACCGCAAATAAGATTGGTACATATGGTCTTGCAGTGCTTGCAAAGTACCATGGTGTGAAATTTCTTGTGGCTGCGCCGCTCACGACTATCGACCTAGTCACCAAATCAGGGAATGAAATCACTATCGAGGAGCGGCCCGCATCCGAGGTTACTACGGTCAGAGGCACCTGCGAAGACGGTGGTGCCTCTGAAGCCGTCAAGATGGAAACCGTGTGCATAGCAGCGGAAGGGATCAATGTCTGGAATCCAGCATTCGATATAACCCCAGGGGCACTTATTGATGGTATCATAACTGAAAAGGGAGTGGTGGAAAAGGACTCTGATGGATTATTTCACTTAGAAGAGCTGTTCAAAGCCTGA